One window from the genome of Eleginops maclovinus isolate JMC-PN-2008 ecotype Puerto Natales chromosome 15, JC_Emac_rtc_rv5, whole genome shotgun sequence encodes:
- the tab2 gene encoding TGF-beta-activated kinase 1 and MAP3K7-binding protein 2 isoform X2: MAQGSHQIDIQVLHDLRQKFPEVPEGVVSQCVLQNNNNLDACCEYLSQVSPGYLYSEEGNLSFTDDPGFIRLRNHMTQLNLGLQSQNVHLAPVRDSLRMNGSRTLAHSLSDGPLQTGQPPNSDFFQQEPQSAPVQVPSSINVFGVMEPTRKPQPPQHLGLYPLGVKGTTMGVQQTPRFNPITVTLAPHIQTGRNTPTSLHIHGGPQSGLSSPQGNSIYIRPYMSQSAASRQNQPQGGRAQYSPTSQPQQQIYQISQPSTLSGSWSGPQHASSSHTSQHQTSHVYMPISSPTNPQAPSLLPTASQASSSGVSSCSSSSSSVMPTSLSTISQYNIQNISTGPRKNQIEIKLESPQRNNSTTALLRTSSGARSSSASSSCPSSSSSSTGVATVPSTPLSIGGPGLSRSQPTVYISASPPAAAPAPFEEVALAPAGARSQPKFYISANASSDDSGGGRNPPTVYISANPPMQGPSGARNMGGQVSMGPAYIHHHPPKSRASLGGGGTASSPRVVVTQPNTKYTFKITVSPNKPPAVSPGVVSPTFEPNNLLSLPSDHHFVEPDPLHLSDPLSPHRERPSEQRRLSMGSDDAAYTQALLVHQKARMERLWHELELKKKKLEKLKEEVNEMENDLTRRRLERSNSASQIPSIEEMKQLRSKNRTLQIDIDCLTKEIDLLQTRGPHFNPSAIHNFYDNIGFLGPVPPKPKDVGTKAVKPLAEQEEDEGTQWSCTACTFLNHPALNRCEQCEFPRHF, translated from the exons ATGGCCCAGGGAAGCCACCAGATTGATATTCAGGTTTTGCATGACCTGCGCCAGAAGTTCCCTGAAGTCCCAGAGGGTGTTGTCTCCCAGTGTGTTCTGCAG aacaacaacaacctggACGCCTGTTGTGAATACTTGTCCCAGGTCAGTCCGGGCTACCTGTACAGTGAAGAAGGAAACCTCAGCTTCACCGACGACCCCGGCTTCATTAGGCTTCGTAATCACATGACCCAGTTGAACCTGGGCCTGCAGTCTCAGAATGTGCATTTGGCCCCGGTTCGGGACAGCCTGAGAATGAACGGCAGTCGGACTCTGGCCCACAGCCTGAGTGACGGGCCCCTGCAGACAGGACAGCCCCCCAACAGTGACTTCTTTCAGCAGGAGCCACAGTCAGCCCCAGTGCAGGTGCCCTCCAGCATCAATGTGTTTGGTGTGATGGAGCCAACCCGTAAACCGCAGCCCCCCCAGCACCTAGGACTCTACCCTCTGGGTGTCAAAGGAACAACTATGGGTGTCCAGCAGACCCCACGCTTCAATCCCATCACCGTGACGCTAGCACCCCATATTCAGACAGGACGCAACACCCCCACTTCTCTGCACATACACGGCGGGCCCCAGTCGGGCCTCAGCAGTCCACAGGGTAACTCCATCTATATCCGGCCCTATATGAGCCAGTCTGCTGCAAGCCGGCAGAACCAGCCGCAGGGGGGCAGGGCCCAGTATAGCCCCACCTCTCAGCCCCAGCAGCAGATCTACCAGATCTCACAGCCCTCCACCCTGTCGGGCTCCTGGTCTGGCCCTCAGCACGCCTCGTCCTCACATACCTCACAGCACCAGACCTCTCATGTCTACATGCCAATCAGCTCCCCCACAAACCCCCAGGCCCCCTCCCTTCTTCCGACTGCAAGCCAGGCCTCTTCCTCTGGCGTCTCCTcatgctcttcctcctcctcctccgtgaTGCCCACTTCCCTGTCGACCATCAGTCAGTACAACATCCAGAACATCTCCACTGGCCCCAGGAAGAATCAGATAGAGATCAAACTAGAATCCCCTCAGAGGAACAACTCCACGACAGCCTTGCTGCGGACGAGCAGCGGGGCCcgctcctcctccgcctcctcctcctgcccttcctcttcatcctcttcaacTGGGGTGGCTACGGTCCCCAGTACCCCTCTCTCCATTGGAGGCCCCGGTCTGAGCCGCAGCCAGCCCACTGTTTACATCTCTGCCAGCCCTCCTGCTGCGGCCCCTGCGCCCTTTGAGGAGGTGGCCCTGGCCCCTGCAGGCGCTCGCTCCCAGCCcaagttttacatttctgccAATGCCTCCAGCGACGACAGTGGTGGTGGTAGGAACCCCCCCACAGTCTACATCTCAGCCAACCCTCCCATGCAGGGACCCTCAGGGGCCAGGAACATGGGGGGCCAAGTGAGCATGGGCCCTGCCTACATCCACCATCATCCACCTAAGTCCCGTGCGTCTTTAGGAGGGGGAGGCACAGCTTCCTCCCCACGTGTTGTGGTAACTCAGCCCAACACCAAgtacacttttaaaataacGGTGTCCCCCAATAAGCCCCCGGCTGTGTCCCCTGGAGTCGTGTCCCCCACATTTGAGCCCAACAACCTCCTCAGCCTCCCCTCCGACCACCACTTTGTTGAGCCCGACCCCCTCCACCTCTCCGACCCGCTGTCGCCTCACAGGGAGAGGCCGAGCGAGCAGCGGCGACTCAGTATGGGCTCTGACGACGCTGCGTACACACAAG cGCTGTTGGTCCATCAGAAGGCCCGAATGGAGAGGCTGTGGCACGAGCtggagctgaagaagaagaaactggAGAAGCTAAAAGAGGAGGTGAACGAGATGGAGAACGACCTGACCAGGAGACGGCTGGAGAGATCCAACTCTGCCTCCCAAATCCCTTCT ATTGAGGAAATGAAGCAGTTGAGATCGAAAAACAGGACCCTGCAAATCGACATTGACTGCCTCACCAAAGAAATTGATCTCCTCCAAACAAGAG GACCACACTTTAATCCCAGTGCAATCCATAACTTTTATGACAACATTGGATTCCTCGGTCCTGTCCCACCCAAACCCAAAG ACGTGGGCACTAAGGCAGTGAAGCCCCTggcagagcaggaggaggacgaaGGGACGCAGTGGAGCTGCACCGCCTGCACCTTCCTCAACCACCCCGCCCTCAACCGCTGTGAACAGTGCGAGTTCCCGCGGCACTTCTGA
- the tab2 gene encoding TGF-beta-activated kinase 1 and MAP3K7-binding protein 2 isoform X1 has product MAQGSHQIDIQVLHDLRQKFPEVPEGVVSQCVLQNNNNLDACCEYLSQVSPGYLYSEEGNLSFTDDPGFIRLRNHMTQLNLGLQSQNVHLAPVRDSLRMNGSRTLAHSLSDGPLQTGQPPNSDFFQQEPQSAPVQVPSSINVFGVMEPTRKPQPPQHLGLYPLGVKGTTMGVQQTPRFNPITVTLAPHIQTGRNTPTSLHIHGGPQSGLSSPQGNSIYIRPYMSQSAASRQNQPQGGRAQYSPTSQPQQQIYQISQPSTLSGSWSGPQHASSSHTSQHQTSHVYMPISSPTNPQAPSLLPTASQASSSGVSSCSSSSSSVMPTSLSTISQYNIQNISTGPRKNQIEIKLESPQRNNSTTALLRTSSGARSSSASSSCPSSSSSSTGVATVPSTPLSIGGPGLSRSQPTVYISASPPAAAPAPFEEVALAPAGARSQPKFYISANASSDDSGGGRNPPTVYISANPPMQGPSGARNMGGQVSMGPAYIHHHPPKSRASLGGGGTASSPRVVVTQPNTKYTFKITVSPNKPPAVSPGVVSPTFEPNNLLSLPSDHHFVEPDPLHLSDPLSPHRERPSEQRRLSMGSDDAAYTQALLVHQKARMERLWHELELKKKKLEKLKEEVNEMENDLTRRRLERSNSASQIPSIEEMKQLRSKNRTLQIDIDCLTKEIDLLQTRGPHFNPSAIHNFYDNIGFLGPVPPKPKGTLSLDVGTKAVKPLAEQEEDEGTQWSCTACTFLNHPALNRCEQCEFPRHF; this is encoded by the exons ATGGCCCAGGGAAGCCACCAGATTGATATTCAGGTTTTGCATGACCTGCGCCAGAAGTTCCCTGAAGTCCCAGAGGGTGTTGTCTCCCAGTGTGTTCTGCAG aacaacaacaacctggACGCCTGTTGTGAATACTTGTCCCAGGTCAGTCCGGGCTACCTGTACAGTGAAGAAGGAAACCTCAGCTTCACCGACGACCCCGGCTTCATTAGGCTTCGTAATCACATGACCCAGTTGAACCTGGGCCTGCAGTCTCAGAATGTGCATTTGGCCCCGGTTCGGGACAGCCTGAGAATGAACGGCAGTCGGACTCTGGCCCACAGCCTGAGTGACGGGCCCCTGCAGACAGGACAGCCCCCCAACAGTGACTTCTTTCAGCAGGAGCCACAGTCAGCCCCAGTGCAGGTGCCCTCCAGCATCAATGTGTTTGGTGTGATGGAGCCAACCCGTAAACCGCAGCCCCCCCAGCACCTAGGACTCTACCCTCTGGGTGTCAAAGGAACAACTATGGGTGTCCAGCAGACCCCACGCTTCAATCCCATCACCGTGACGCTAGCACCCCATATTCAGACAGGACGCAACACCCCCACTTCTCTGCACATACACGGCGGGCCCCAGTCGGGCCTCAGCAGTCCACAGGGTAACTCCATCTATATCCGGCCCTATATGAGCCAGTCTGCTGCAAGCCGGCAGAACCAGCCGCAGGGGGGCAGGGCCCAGTATAGCCCCACCTCTCAGCCCCAGCAGCAGATCTACCAGATCTCACAGCCCTCCACCCTGTCGGGCTCCTGGTCTGGCCCTCAGCACGCCTCGTCCTCACATACCTCACAGCACCAGACCTCTCATGTCTACATGCCAATCAGCTCCCCCACAAACCCCCAGGCCCCCTCCCTTCTTCCGACTGCAAGCCAGGCCTCTTCCTCTGGCGTCTCCTcatgctcttcctcctcctcctccgtgaTGCCCACTTCCCTGTCGACCATCAGTCAGTACAACATCCAGAACATCTCCACTGGCCCCAGGAAGAATCAGATAGAGATCAAACTAGAATCCCCTCAGAGGAACAACTCCACGACAGCCTTGCTGCGGACGAGCAGCGGGGCCcgctcctcctccgcctcctcctcctgcccttcctcttcatcctcttcaacTGGGGTGGCTACGGTCCCCAGTACCCCTCTCTCCATTGGAGGCCCCGGTCTGAGCCGCAGCCAGCCCACTGTTTACATCTCTGCCAGCCCTCCTGCTGCGGCCCCTGCGCCCTTTGAGGAGGTGGCCCTGGCCCCTGCAGGCGCTCGCTCCCAGCCcaagttttacatttctgccAATGCCTCCAGCGACGACAGTGGTGGTGGTAGGAACCCCCCCACAGTCTACATCTCAGCCAACCCTCCCATGCAGGGACCCTCAGGGGCCAGGAACATGGGGGGCCAAGTGAGCATGGGCCCTGCCTACATCCACCATCATCCACCTAAGTCCCGTGCGTCTTTAGGAGGGGGAGGCACAGCTTCCTCCCCACGTGTTGTGGTAACTCAGCCCAACACCAAgtacacttttaaaataacGGTGTCCCCCAATAAGCCCCCGGCTGTGTCCCCTGGAGTCGTGTCCCCCACATTTGAGCCCAACAACCTCCTCAGCCTCCCCTCCGACCACCACTTTGTTGAGCCCGACCCCCTCCACCTCTCCGACCCGCTGTCGCCTCACAGGGAGAGGCCGAGCGAGCAGCGGCGACTCAGTATGGGCTCTGACGACGCTGCGTACACACAAG cGCTGTTGGTCCATCAGAAGGCCCGAATGGAGAGGCTGTGGCACGAGCtggagctgaagaagaagaaactggAGAAGCTAAAAGAGGAGGTGAACGAGATGGAGAACGACCTGACCAGGAGACGGCTGGAGAGATCCAACTCTGCCTCCCAAATCCCTTCT ATTGAGGAAATGAAGCAGTTGAGATCGAAAAACAGGACCCTGCAAATCGACATTGACTGCCTCACCAAAGAAATTGATCTCCTCCAAACAAGAG GACCACACTTTAATCCCAGTGCAATCCATAACTTTTATGACAACATTGGATTCCTCGGTCCTGTCCCACCCAAACCCAAAGGTACTTTATCTCTCG ACGTGGGCACTAAGGCAGTGAAGCCCCTggcagagcaggaggaggacgaaGGGACGCAGTGGAGCTGCACCGCCTGCACCTTCCTCAACCACCCCGCCCTCAACCGCTGTGAACAGTGCGAGTTCCCGCGGCACTTCTGA
- the LOC134876974 gene encoding endoribonuclease ZC3H12A-like: protein MDRQQHAKVERFLKLGYSHSDILRVLESLRQDAQTNDILEELIKTCHTRSNKSVPNSPRLVPRGCSPGPAEPRVGPHREPPAGFRAVVIDGSNLAMSHGNKKVFSCQGLQLAVNWFWDKGLRDITVFVPLWRKEQPRAEAPITDQHILHELERRKILVYTPSRCVNGKRVVCYDDRYIVKLAFDCDGIIVSNDNYRDLQTESPQWKKFIEERLLMYSFANDKFMPPDDPLGRNGPTIDDFLWKKPWSPDNKLQHCPYGKKCTYGVKCKFYHPERAHQSQLSVADELRDRAKNFSGQPSLPDTHCRNTPPLLSTDDLSLRASPSELSVFHRDSSSPHSQPSTSLRLCSSPEADEAFSSMESSMSRLYIQDSVERPLHSYSSGVGSYSSGVGSYSHDCSLSGSFSGPCLSGGADFYPQHHTSVPCLRPVCSCAHLQTRSPPHHHHHHHPPAWGSCPALPPHNRELPVHLAEPQYRRNLGPQREAWLQGRARSPVAEQRGGLRSQLSTLFPQGAVEQVMNTYPHISDVTQLISLIQNYRSSHVSF, encoded by the exons ATGGACCGGCAGCAGCACGCCAAAGTGGAGCGCTTTCTCAAACTGGGATATTCTCACAGTGACATCCTGAGGGTGCTGGAGAGCCTCCGCCAGGACGCCCAGACCAATGACATCCTGGAGGAGCTGATAAAGACCTGCCACACTCGCAGCAACAAGAGCGTCCCCAACAGCCCCCGGCTGGTTCCCAGAGGCTGCAGCCCGGGGCCCGCAGAGCCCAGAGTCGGGCCCCACAGAGAGCCACCTGCCGGCTTCAGAGCTGTCGTCATTGACGGGAGCAACTTGGCCATGAG CCATGGCAACAAGAAGGTGTTTTCATGCCAGGGCCTCCAGCTGGCAGTGAACTGGTTCTGGGACAAAGGGCTGCGAGACATCACCGTGTTCGTCCCCCTGTGGAGGAAGGAGCAGCCGCGGGCCGAGGCCCCCATCACAG ATCAACACATTCTCCACGAGCTGGAGCGGAGGAAGATCCTGGTGTACACGCCGTCTCGCTGCGTGAACGGGAAGAGGGTGGTGTGCTATGACGACCGCTACATCGTGAAGCTGGCCTTCGACTGCGACGGCATCATCGTTTCCAACGACAACTACCGCGACCTGCAGACCGAGAGCCCGCAGTGGAAGAAGTTCATAGAGGAGAGGCTACTCATGTACTCCTTCGCTAATGACAA GTTCATGCCTCCAGACGATCCGCTGGGGAGAAACGGCCCCACCATCGATGACTTCCTGTGGAAGAAGCCCTGGAGCCCAGACAACAAACTGCAGCACTGTCCTTACG GAAAGAAGTGTACTTATGGAGTCAAGTGCAAGTTCTACCACCCGGAGCGGGCCCACCAGTCCCAGCTGTCTGTGGCTGATGAGCTGAGGGACCGAGCCAAGAACTTCTCTGGCCAGCCGAGCCTACCggacacacactgcagaaacaCCCCCCCGCTTCTCAGCACAGACGATCTGTCCCTCAGGGCTTCCCCCAGTGAGCTCTCGGTCTTCCACAGAGACAGCAGCAgcccccacagccagcccagCACCAGCCTCCGCCTCTGCTCCAGCCCCGAGGCGGACGAGGCCTTCAGCTCCATGGAGAGCTCCATGTCCAGGCTCTACATCCAGGACAGTGTGGAGCGCCCCCTCCACAGCTACAGCAGCGGAGTGGGCAGCTACAGCAGCGGAGTGGGCAGCTACAGCCACGACTGCTCGCTCTCAGGCTCCTTCAGCGGTCCCTGCCTGAGTGGCGGAGCAGATTTCTACCCTCAGCACCATACCTCAGTGCCCTGCCTACGCCCTGTGTGCAGCTGTGCTCATCTTCAGACTAGATCGCCcccccaccaccatcaccaccaccaccccccagCATGGGGCTCCTGCCCAGCTCTGCCTCCACATAACAGGGAGCTTCCTGTACACTTGGCAGAGCCGCAGTACAGACGGAACCTCGGTCCACAGAGGGAGGCATGGCTGCAAGGCAGAGCCAGGAGCCCGgttgcagagcagagagggggcTTGCGCAGTCAGCTGAGCACCCTGTTCCCTCAGGGCGCGGTGGAGCAGGTCATGAATACCTACCCTCACATCTCAGACGTGACCCAGCTGATCTCTCTTATCCAGAACTACAGGAGCAGCCACGTCTCCTTCTAG